The Ignavibacteriales bacterium sequence TTCACTACGTAATTCACAAGACAAATCTGATTCAAAACGGAATTCTAGACCGCCGAGATTTTTTCCAATTTGGCATTGAAGGATTAAGCGAGGCCATAGACCGTTTCGATCCCGATTTCGGGACCAAATTTGAGACGTATGCAATTCAGCGTATACGCGGAAAAATTTATGATGAGCTCCGCAAATACACGGATAAATTTGAACATGCAGTTCAAGGCGATAGCTGTACAAGTTATTCTTTGTCCAGTATCTCCTTGAATCAAACCGTAAACGATGATGACGGTATGCAATATCAAGAGCTTATCCCAAGCAGCGCAGAAAAACCCGATGCCATTCTGGAAACAAAAGATTTAAAACAAAGATTGGTTGATATTATAAAAGAACTAGGCGAAAGGGAAAGAACAATTTTGAGCTTGTATTACTACGAAGAATTGAACTACAAAGAAATTGCACAGGTGTTAAATATTACGGTTTCTCGAGTATCGCAGATTCATTCTAAAATAATTAGCGCACTTAAACTTAAGCTGGCAGAGTACAATGGTTGATGTTAAGCATCCTGAATTAAAAGAAAACATTAGAAAGAAGCTTCTGAATATTGGCACACTTCCGTCTATACCTCACATTATAACGGAAGTTTCTCAGATGCTGGACAGCGATAGAACAAGCGCAACTGATCTTTGCAAAATCATTTCTCAAGATCAAGGTATTGTCACAAAAATACTTGCAGTTGCAAATTCTCCATTGTATGGATTGCCAAGACGAGTTTCTACAATCGAGTTTGCAGTGATCATTATCGGTTTTGAACATATCAGAAATATTTTAGTTGCACTATCTCTTGTTGAAGCTTTTAAAGCCAAAAATACTCCGGATTGGAATCAGAATGCTTACTGGATCCACTCGTTGTTGACCGCAACAGCAGCAAAAAGAATTGCTGATGATCTTCACTACCCAAAATCCGGTGAAGTTTTTACTGCAGGCCTTCTTCACGATTTGGGTCTTGTAGTTCTTCAACGTTATTTGAATTCCGAATTCAAAAATATTTTAAGTATGATCGAGACAGATCAGGTCAATCACTTTACGGCAGAAGAAAAAACTCTTGGTTTTACACATCAGGATATAGGCGTGTTCTTACTTGAGAGATGGAATTTCCCTCCATACATAAGCGAAGCTATACTCTATCATCATAAACCGTCACTAACGGAAAAAGGAAGAGTTCTGGCTTCACTTATTCATCTTGCAGATTATATGACCCAGCGTTTATCAATAGGGGCTTTCGATTGGGATAATAATTTCGAACTCGATGAAAACATAATAGACATCCTCGGTTTTGGGAGTTTTCAATATTTAGAAGAATTTATTTTAGGCTACGAACCTTTATTTAAAAGTCATCTTGAATCAATAAATCTATAGGCTATCATGGAAACAATAACAACTGATTATTCGCAGAAGCGCGAGCGAACAGAATTGATCTTGAAAAAAGTTAATACATTAGCTCCCATTCCGAAGCTGTTAACTGAAGTGTTGGAACTGTTGAACGATCAATATACAAGTCCGCACATTTTATCAAAAGCAATATCCAAAGATCAAAGCGTAGTACTAAAACTTCTTACAATTGCCAACTCTCCATTTTACGGATTAACGAAAAGAGTATCTTCGATTGAGTTTGCAATAATGATTTTAGGTTACGATGAAATCAGAAATATTGTTTCTGCACTTTCGCTGATGGAATCGATGAGGAACAAAAGCGATCAATATCTTGATCAGAAAAATTTCTGGATGCACTCATACATTACAGCTACAATCTCCAAAAAAATTGCAATGGATTTTGGGTTGGAAAAAAGCGGTGAAGCATTTCTTGCAGGACTTTTACATGATCTCGGAATTTCAGTTGTCCATCGTTTCATGCATTCTGACTTTGTTAGTATTTGCGATCTTGTTAACAATGGTACCACATATCTTGATGCAGAAAGACAAGTTTTAGGAATAGACCATCAGTTGGTAGGAGAAATGCTTCTAAAGAATTGGAACATTCCTGAATTGATTTGCAATATTGTCAAGAATCATCACTCGCCGAATTTGTCTCAAGAAGCGCCGGTATTAAGTTCTGTAGTTCATCTGGCAGACTATATGACCCAGAAATTGCAGATGGGAGAATTGAATTGGGACGGCAACATTGAATTGAACGAGCACATTTTTAATAATCTGCATTTCAAAGATTTGACGGATCTTGGAAAATTTATAGAAAATTACCGTGAGCCATTAGTTGGTCAACTTGAATCATTGAGGTATTTAATTTGAGACTGATTAAAGACAATACTACCGAATATGAATCTTTTCACAAGTCGCTTCAGTATTTCACTAAACAATCTGCAGCGCGTGGAGATCTTAAACTTGTAAGTTTTGAGAACCATAAGGTTAATTCAACTCTATTTGAAAAATATTCTTTCTTTGTTCAGAATGTATCCTCGTTTCAAAAAAGAATTCAAAATATTGAAAGCGTTATAGAATTGAATTCGATTTTTCAAGAGTTTGTTAAAAGAATAATTTTTTCGAAAGAGGTAGAGATATTTCTGTTTAACGATTCTCGCCGCAATCTTATTCCTCTGAACACGGCTACATCACAACCGCACATCGCTGTGGTAAATAAAGCATATAAAGACGGCATTCTGGATTGGATATTCGAAACAAAGAAAGCAACTATAATTCCGGATCTGAATCTTCTCACAATTAATGGTTCGAAGCTCAATCAAATTATCTTCCCGATTTTTGATCGAAAAACAAATTATGGACTGCTTTCAATACTAACCCCGGTTACAAAAGTATCGGAGGATTCGCTTGAAAATCAATCGGTGCAAATTCTGTTAAGTATGATAATCCCGATGATTATAAATTTACGACAGAAACAAACAATCAATAAACTTTACCAGGAGCTTCAAGTTTACCAGTCTAAGATGAAAAATGATTTTGATACCTACGCAATTGGTGAACTTGCGCAGGGAATATTGGAAGAGATAGGCGAACCGCTTCAAGTTATTTTAAGTTATACAAACGATATTGAAAATGAACAGACCGTTGAAGGCGAGATTACGGATAAAATTAAACAGCAGGTAAAGAAGATCAGCGACCTTGCTGACCGTCTTGTTAAATTTTCCGGGCTTAACAAACCTCAGCCGCAAAAAAGCCAGCCGTGCGAAATAAACAAAGTTCTGCGTGAATTTATTAATGTAATAAAAACGACGCTTGATAATCTTGGACTGGAATGTGAATTGGATCTTGAAGAAAATATGCCACCCATTCTATGTGATCCTAAAGACATTAAACAATTATTATCGAGCATTTTCTCAATAATTAAAAGTGATTCTAAAAAAGGCGGGGCAATAGTTATACAATCAAAGTACATTAAAGAAAAAATTGTTCTTTCGGTTTTTACAACTGAACAAGTGATGGGACTGTCCAATCCGGAAGAATACAATTCGAATGTAACGGTAAAACTAATAAACGAACTTATGAAGAAGAATGAAGGTGTTGTTGAATTCAACTCGTTGCCGCTTAAAGGAACAATCATTCATCTGATTTTCCCATTGAAAAGGAAATTAAATCTATGAGATCCGTATTCTGTTTTGTTCTGATTTCTGCTTCGTTATTGTTTGCACAAAGTAAATCGGTTGACTCGAGTTCGACGGTTTCGCTTAAAGATGGCGTTCGTATAAGTGATCTTGTTCAGCAGCAGATAAACAAAGCAAAAGAAAAACAATCAATACAAACAGTTCCCATTGTAAAAGTTGTTACTCAATCCGGAATAAATCAACCGGTTAACAAAGAAATTCCGGGCTTTTTTAGTTCATTGCCTCTACATATAAAATTATTTTTTTCGATTTCAATTGTAATTCTGCTTGTTATCACGTTTAGAAGAGCAATACTTGCTTTTAAAAAGAGAGCTTCACAGATCCTAAAAAATAAAATTACAATGCTTCGCGAAGAAAAAGTTGTAACAAGAACAAATCCTAAACTTGAAGAAGCGCGCAAGAAACTGAGAAATAGCAAATCAATCTTTGATACAACCGATAAACACATCTCTAAAGTAGCAAAGGGATTAAACATTGCTAAAGGAGAACTTCTGCTTGCATCGCGGTTGAAGATCTTTGAAATTGGAAAAATGTAAGAGAGGATGAAATGATAAAAGGAATCTATACCGCCGCTCGAAGTCTTGAATACAAAGTTAAAAATATTGACGTGATAGCAAACAATCTTGCAAACTTGAGTACAACCGGATATAAAAGAGAAATTCCTTTTTCAGAAGTAATAAACCAGATGGGTGATGTTCAGATTAAAAAACTTTCCAGCCAACGGCAGGGAGATGTTCTTCTAACCGCTAATCCATTGGATATGGCTATTTCCGGTAAAGGGTTTTTTGCAGTCAAAAATGACGAAGGTAATATAGAACTTACCCGCAACGGGAGATTTAAAATTTCAGATGAAGGATTCTTGGTTGATAGCAGCAATCAAAAAGTTTTAGGAAAGAACGGTCCGATCTCTATGGAAGATACGATGCAGAATAAGGATTCGGTAATACTTGTTACAAAAGCCGGAGAAATTAAGGTTGGCGATAAAACAATTGATACTTTGTTAATTATGAATGTTGATGATTCAACTCAATTGGCCAGATCTGACGATTCTAACTTTGCAACTGATGGACAGCAATGCTTTGCAGCTCCCGAAACCGACTACGGTATTTCTCAAGGATATCTTGAAGGAGCTAACACAAATGCTATTGAAGAAATGGAAGCAATGATTCAGCTTAATAAAGAATATGAATCAGCACAAAAAATTATTGCCTCGCTAGATAAATCGCTCGCTCAGGCAAATGAAATTGGAAAAGTATAAAAGGAGAAGGTTATGTCAGAACGTGCATTAAGAACTGCGGCTACCGGTATGTATGCTCAGCAAATTAATATTGAAGTTATCTCTAACAATATTGCCAACATTAACACCACCGGATTTAAAAAGAATAAAGCTGAATTTCAAGACTTGATGTACCAGGAGGTCAGTATTAATCCTCTTACTTCATCTACTCCAGGGTTGGAAGACACAAGTACTTCTAAGATTCAAGTTGGTAATGGTGTTAAGCCGGCATCTTCTCAAAAAATATTCAAGCAAGGCGATGTTACACCTACTAACAATCAATTTGATCTCGCAATTCAAGGTGAAGGATTTTTTCAGGTACAAAAGAGCGATGGAACATTTGCTTATACACGCGATGGTTCGTTTAAAGTAAATGCGGAAGGAAAAATTGTTACTACAAGCGGATATACTCTGGAGCCAGGATTCACTTTGACTTCGGACATTGCGAGTGTTGCAATTGGAAAAGATGGAACCGTAGAAGCTCATTTGGTCGACGGCAGCGCAGCAACACTTGGTAATATTGAACTTGCGCGCTTCATGAACAACGGTGGTCTTAATTCACTTGGCGATAATCTTTATGCGGAAACTCCGGCATCCGGACAACCGGTTCTTGGAACTCCCGGAAATGCAGGCTTTGGCGAAATTAATCAAGGTTTTCTTGAAGCATCCAACGTTGATATCGTTGAAGAGATGATTTCGATGATTGCCGCACAACGCGCATACGAAATTAATTCTAAAACAGTTAAAACTGTGGAAGATATGATGACCATGGCAAACAATCTTAAGAACGGATAATTGATATGTTCGGATTAATCTCAATACTGATAGGTTTAGTTTTTGGGCAAGGGCAGAATTTTAACGTCCAGCTTAAAAAATATTTAGATGAAAAATTGAATTCGTATGCAAAGTATGAATATCAAATTATTCAAGCGCCTAAAAATTACTCCCGCATTGAAATTAGCGAAGATAGAAAATCGCGTTTGAACAAGAACTATTTCTATTTACCTGTAAAAATTTATGATAACAAAAATATTGCAAGTCTATCGCTTCTAACTATACGTGTAAAACTTTATAAAAATGTTTTTTCGGCGGCAAAGGAAATCCGGAGAAATGAAAATCTTTTGCCGAATATGTTCGAATTAAAACTTGCTGATGTTTCCTTGTACGGTGATAATATAATTAATGTAACGGAAAATCTTGCCAATTATAGAAGCAAGGTTCTTGTAAAATCCGGATCGATCCTTTCCGGAGAAATGATTGAACCGATTCCTGTAATAAACCGAGGCGATAAAATATTTCTTCATACCGGCGGTCTTGGTGTTGATGTTTCTATAGATGTAACTGCACGTCAAGACGGATGTGCTGGAGATGTGATAAGTGTTTTATCAAACGGAAACAAATTATACAAAGGGAAAATAGTAGATAAAAGCAATTTAACTCTGGTAGAATAATATGAAACGACTAATAACAATTTTATTACTTACTGTTCTCACAGTAACAATTAAAGCTCAGGATATGCGCCAAAATGCTTACTCGTCCCTTTTCTCTGATCAGAAGGCATGCAGGCAAGGAGATGCAATAACAATAATTGTATTAGAATCTACACAAGCTTCTAATAATTCCGCAACGAACGCTGGCAGAAAGAGTGATGTTGGATTCGGTCTTTCGGGTGGTCTTGATAAAACCGCTTTACCGAATGTTGATTTAAAAGTGGCAGCTAATAATGATTTCAGCGGTGAAGGATCAACTCAAACAAGAGGTAATATAAGTACAAAGATAAGCGCAACAGTAGACACGGTACTTGCCAACGGCAATCTAGTAATTCACGGCAGTAAAAAAATTACAATTAACGGTGAAGAGCAGACAATTATTATTAAAGGAACTGTGCGCCCATCCGATATTTCTCCGGGCAACGCAGTTCTTTCATACAACATTTCCAATGCAGAATTATCATTTGAAGGGAACGGCATAATTAATAATGCACAAAAACCGGGTTTATTAACAAAAATATTCCATTGGTTGTTTTAGGATCGAAATGAAAGCAAAACTTTTTTTATTCTTTATAATTCTTTTATTCATGGGGAATTCAATTTTTTCTCAGAGAATTAAAGATGTTGCATACATGTCCGGAAAAAATTCCGAACAAATAATTGGTTACGGATTAGTGGTAGGATTGGCAGGAACCGGAGATAGTTACCGTTCATCTTTCACAATACAATCTGTAACAAGTATGCTTAAAAGATTCGGGATAACCGTTCCTCAGACGGATCTTAAAACAAAAAATGTTGCCGCCGTAATTGTAACTGCAACGTTAAGTTCAAATTTACGAGCGGGCGCAGAGTTCGATGTAACCGTTTCTTCGATGGGAGATGCAACAAGTCTTCAAGGCGGAACTCTTCTGATGACACCGCTATCAAGTATAAGCGGTAAAGTATTTGGTTTTTCTCAAGGCGCAATATCTGTCGGAGGATACGATATAAATACTTCAACCGGGAATAGAGTTTCAAAAAATCATACTTTAGCCGGAAGAGTACCGCGCGGCGGCACACTAAAAGAATCAATGGAAGTTGCAGAGCAGTCCACTGGTGAAATTTCTGTCTTCTTGAAAGATCCGGATATTACTACATCGGAGAATATTTCAATAGCCGTAAATAAAAAGTTTGGAAGTGATATTGCCAAAGCTGTTGACGCCGCCGAAGTTAAAATTGCTATACCGCAAGACCGCCAAACAAATCTTGTTGGATTTCTTTCCGAGCTGGAAAACATCCCGGTTCAAGTTGATGAGATTGCAAAAGTTGTATTAAATGAAAGAACCGGTACTGTTGTTTCCGGTCAGAATGTAAAAATTCAGCCGGTCACAATTACTCACGGAAGTCTGAATATTACAATTCGTAATTATCCTATTGTCTCTCAACCGGGTGCGTTCTCTCAAGGAAAGACAGCCATTGTAAACAATTTGATTCCGTATGCTACTCAAGATTCAACAAACACCGTTGCCATACAAGGTGCAAGCAATGTTCAGGAAGTAGCGGCTGCACTAAATTCTCTAAAAGTTTCTCCGCGCGATATAATCTCAATTTTCCAAGCGCTTAAAGAAGCAGGCGCCCTTATGGCAGAATTAATTATAATGTAAATGAAAGAACTAACGCTCAAAATAGATAATCCGCAAAGGCAAATTTCACAACCGATGAAAGTGAATTCCCGTTATGATGAAAAGGGAAAAGCAAAGGTTGCCTCTGCAACAAAGCAATTTGAAAGTATGCTTACTCAAATGATGCTTAAGAGCATGAACAAGACTACAGGCGGAATGCTTGGCGAAGAAGGTTACGGCAACGATATGTTCGATACTGTTTTTGAACAAGAAATTGCCACTTATATGGGTAAAACAAAAAGTCTTGGACTTGCCGAGATGCTCTACAAAAAAATTACGGGTGAAGAGATGAAGCCCGAGTTGCGTACAAAGATCAGTAATAAAGTTGAACCAATAAAAGTAAATAATATTAATACAAAAATTGATTCGACAAATGTTCATCTAAGTAATGAACCATCAATAAAAATTGATTCAACGAATGTACACCCAAGTAATGAATCATTGAATAGAATCCAAAAGTTGGACCAGCATATTGACGAAGCAGCCAAATCCTATGGTGTAGATAGAAATATTATAAAATCCATCATAATGACAGAAAGCGCGGGGAATCAAAAAGCGGTTTCCAGCGCTAAAGCGAAAGGATTAATGCAGTTAATGGATTCAACAGCGGTAGATATGGGGGTTCAGAATGTGTTTAATGCTAGAGAAAATATTCTTGGAGGCACTAAATATTTTGCCAAAATGCTTCGACAATATAGTGGTGATGTGAAGCTTGCACTTGCGGCATATAATGCCGGGCCGAAAAATGTGGAAAGATACAATGGTATTCCTCCTTTTGAAGAGACAAAAAATTACATAAATAAAGTGTTAAGCTATTTCAATCATTTTAGTGAGAGTAAATTATGAACGCACAGCTTTTAGTTAATTCTTTGAGGCAGCAGGATAATAATCTTGACAATTTGATCGAAGTACTTGAAGAAGAAAAATTCGCAATTGTTCAAAACGATTATAACGCTCTTGAGCAAGTTATTCTTAAAGAACAAAAAGTACTGAAAACGGTTGAACGGGAAGAATCCAACCGTATTAAGATTATTAAAGAAATTGCCAGTCTATACTCGCTGGAACTTTCATCACCTTCTGTTGAAAATCTTCTTGAACATGGAAAAAGTTATTTAGAAAATGAAATGAAAGACCTGACAAAATTGCGCGAGACTATTAATCTTAAACTTGACAAAATAGCCCAGGCTAATTTACACTTGAAAACTGTGATCGAATTCTCACGCAATATGATTAAAGAAACTGTTCTGATGCTTGTGGGACCAAACAAGCACAAACTAGTTAACAAGAGAGTATAATAATGAGTATAGGTAATGTATTTGATGTAGCCGTACGGGCAATGTCTACATATCAGCAGGCAATAGATGTTACTGCAAACAATATTTCTAATGCAAGTAACCCCGATTATGCGCGTCAAAGAATTCAGTTTGCAACTGTAACTGCTGAAAATGGACGCGGAGCCGGTGTAACCGTTGCCGATGTTCAGCGGATTAAAGATGATCTGCTGGGAGTTCAAATTAGAAATTATCAATCAAAGTCATCCGATGCCAATAAACGCTCACAAGTACTTAGTCAGATTGAAAGCATAATTTCGGAGCCTTCAGATAATGGACTTTCAAATTATATGACTCAGTTTTTTAATTCGTGGGATCAACTAGCATCGCAGCCGAACTCAACTCCTCGAAGACTGGATGTAATTCAGAATGCTCAAACTGTTAGCGACCGCTTCTCACAAATTTTAAACGGGATGAATGATATTCAAACCAGTTTGCAAACAGAAGCTCTAAATGATGTTGCTACGATTAACACATATTTAAAAGATATTAACGGTCTAAATCAAAGAATTTCCGAATCGGAAATGCGCGGCATTAAAGCCAATGAATTAAAAGATCAAAGAGAGGCATTGATTGGTAATTTGAGTAAGATGGTTAATATAACCGTTCAAAAAAATCCGAATGGTTCGGTAAATGTAAATGTCGGCGGTTTATATGGTGCCGACCTTAATACATATAATCAATTTGAAATGAAGATTGTTAATGGTCAAATGCGGCTGGTTTCACAAAACGATTCTTCTGCTATAGCAATGCTAAACAGCGGTGAATTATTTGCAGTTTCTGACCTTTATTCAAACAAGATTGCTAAATACAAATCCAGTATTGAAAACCTTGAAACCGTTTTTGTGAATAAAATTAATCAACTGCATATGAGCGGGAATACCCTGGCGCAGGGTGCTAACTCAAAAACCGGAATTCCATTTTTTGGAGAACTTGACGTTAATGGAAATGTGATTAATTCTATTTCGAATGGTCAGCTGCAAATCAATCCAGCGATTTTAGATAACCCGGCTAATATTGCCGCTTCCAATGCAGTTAATAATGATGGAAACGGTAATAATGCTATTCAAATTGCCAAACTGCTTGATTCAAAACTATTGGAGTTAAACGGCCAGAGTTTATTGGATAATTATTCAACTACACTAAATAGCATTGGATTAGATAAAGTTTCTAACGATAATACAATACAATCAAGTGAGGCAATCCTTTTACAGTTAGGAAACCAGGATTCATCTACTTCCGGAGTTTCACTTGATGAAGAAATGGCAAACGTTCTCAAATTTCAACGTTCATACGATGCCGCCTCTAAAATGGTAAAAATAGCGGATGAAATGATTCAGACAATTTTACAAATGGTGTAATTATGAGAGTAACAGAAAGTTCAATAAACGCAACGTACTTGTATAATCAGCAGCAAGTTCTCAAGCGTAAAACACAAATTCAGATTGAACTTGCAACCAATAGCAGGATTCAAACACTATCGGACGATGTTACCGGTTCACTTGAGAGCATAAAACTAAACTCTCAAATAAAAAAGACCGATACATATGTGCAGAATGGAGTAAATGCAAAACAGTTTATGAATTCTTCTCTTCAATCGCTTGATAACATGACTGTGGAAATTCAAAAAATAATGACCACTTGCGTAGATGCCGATAATCCGCTTAATGTTCAAAATTATGGAACAATGGTACAATCAATTAAAGATTCGTTAACCGCGATTGTACAAAATATGACAGCAAAGCATAATGGTATGCCTCTTTTTGGAGGAACTAATTTTCAGTCGGATCCTGTTACGATTGACGTAAATGGGAAAGCCGTCATTTCGGCCGAAGATTTTTCGGGAGTGATGCAAGCTCAAATTTCTCAAGACGTAAAACAGACATACAATATACCCGGCTCTAAATTATTAGGAACGGGCATATTTGATTCAATTAATAATATCATAGATTCTTTAACTGCTGGGACTGCACCTACCAAAGCTCAGCAAACAGATTTAGAAAACGCATATAATGCGATTCTAAATGTACAATCTCTTGGCGGTCAATCTATTAATAGAATGGATGATTTGAACCAGATGTTGACAACCCAAACAATAAATTTGCAGGAGATGCTTAGCAACAAACAGGGAGTAGATGTAGCAGCCCTTACAGTTGAATTACAAAACAAAGATTACTTATTACAGATCACTAATAAACTTTTAGCGAACAATTATCCTAAATCTCTTTTTGATTATCTATGATAAAGAAAACAGGAACATTGATTGGACTTCTTCTTGGTTTATTTTCCATTTTCGGAGCGTTTTTTTTAGAAGGCGGTTCCTTTAAAGCGCTGTTTTTATTTTCGTCTTTAGTAATTGTTTTTGGCGGAACATTTTCTGCAATCATTATTGGTTTTGGACTAGACAAATTCAAAAATATAGTTACGCTTATTCGACTAGCTTACTTTCCCAGAGAGTATGATGTGAGCCGGGTGATTGACACATTTGTAGAACTCTCTATTAAAGCACGAAAAGAAGGATTGCTTTCAATCGAAAAAGATTTGAACAAATTTGGTTATGTCTTTCCTAAAAAGATGACAAAGTTTGTTCTTGATGGCACTGATGCCGAATCGCTACAGAATCTTGCACAGCTTGAATTAAAAACAATGCAGGAAAGGCATTATTCAAATATTTTCATATTTACAAAAATGGGAGGATATGCACCCACAATGGGTATTATAGGAACTGTAATGGGTTTGATAATGACCCTTGCTAATGCCGGCGCAGATCCTAATTCATTAATTAAAAATATTGCAACCGCATTTATTGCAACGCTGTGGGGTGTATTCAGCGCAAACATTTTATGGCTTCCAGTAGGAGATAGATTAAAGAGATGTCATTCAGAGGAGAAAAATATGATGGAGATTTCTTTGGAGGGAGTGCTAACACTTCAGAGCGGAGAAATTCCTTCGATAATGAAGGCAAGACTAATAGGAATGCTTCCGCAAAGAGAACAATTAAGCAAAATGAGTTCTTAGATTCCGAAGAAAATCCTTATGCAGAAAGCGGTGATAAAGATCGGTACTTAATTACCTATTCCGATTTAATTACGCTGCTTTTGGGCTTGTTCATTATTCTTTATGCCGTATCGAATATTGACAACAGTAAGTATAAAAATGTTGTTGCAGCAATGGGAAGTTATTTCGGCAATGAGTCTATTGTTCCAAAAATGGCGGAATCAAAAATATTGACTAGGCCGAGAGAGAAAGTAAGCGAAGAACTCAGCAAGTTGATTGTAGAAAATAATTACTCGAACTCTATTCAATTGGAAGAAAACGAAAGAGGTGTTACGATACATATTCTGGATGATATTTTATTTCCTCCCGGCAAAGCGGATATGAATGAGTCTTCTAAATTAGTATTGAAAAAATTAGCTAAAGTTCTCAGCACAATTCCAAACGATATCAGAATAGAGGGACATACAGATAATATACCGATATTTACAGAACGCTATCCTTCTAACTGGCATCTTTCGGTGGATAGAGCATTAAGTACCGCTTATTATTTAATAAAACAAGAAAATATCTCTCCGGATAAAGTTTCTATTGTTGGTTACTCGGAATACAGACCGATTGCTACGAACGATACACCGGAATCAAGAGCTAAAAACAGAAGAGTAGATTTAGTAATTCTTAAGTGAGTAAATATGAAAATCAACACACATCAATTTGGTGAAATTGAATTCACCGAAGAAAAAATAATTAACTTCGAAAACGGCTTGTTCGGTTTCGAATATCTAAAAAAATATCTTTTCATTAAACCGGATGACAGTTTTTTCTATTGGCTAAACTCAATCGAAAATCCCGATATTGCTTTCCCGATGTTTGGTCTTAGAGTAATTGATGATCATTTCCCGCAGGAAGAAAATTTTGAGGCGTTTGGAATTGTGACACTTAATTCTAACCCTCTTAATATCACATTGAATCT is a genomic window containing:
- a CDS encoding sigma-70 family RNA polymerase sigma factor, producing the protein MSNTALWTSYKQNPSTDLKKQIVLNYVNLVHYVIHKTNLIQNGILDRRDFFQFGIEGLSEAIDRFDPDFGTKFETYAIQRIRGKIYDELRKYTDKFEHAVQGDSCTSYSLSSISLNQTVNDDDGMQYQELIPSSAEKPDAILETKDLKQRLVDIIKELGERERTILSLYYYEELNYKEIAQVLNITVSRVSQIHSKIISALKLKLAEYNG
- a CDS encoding HDOD domain-containing protein → MVDVKHPELKENIRKKLLNIGTLPSIPHIITEVSQMLDSDRTSATDLCKIISQDQGIVTKILAVANSPLYGLPRRVSTIEFAVIIIGFEHIRNILVALSLVEAFKAKNTPDWNQNAYWIHSLLTATAAKRIADDLHYPKSGEVFTAGLLHDLGLVVLQRYLNSEFKNILSMIETDQVNHFTAEEKTLGFTHQDIGVFLLERWNFPPYISEAILYHHKPSLTEKGRVLASLIHLADYMTQRLSIGAFDWDNNFELDENIIDILGFGSFQYLEEFILGYEPLFKSHLESINL
- a CDS encoding HDOD domain-containing protein, which translates into the protein METITTDYSQKRERTELILKKVNTLAPIPKLLTEVLELLNDQYTSPHILSKAISKDQSVVLKLLTIANSPFYGLTKRVSSIEFAIMILGYDEIRNIVSALSLMESMRNKSDQYLDQKNFWMHSYITATISKKIAMDFGLEKSGEAFLAGLLHDLGISVVHRFMHSDFVSICDLVNNGTTYLDAERQVLGIDHQLVGEMLLKNWNIPELICNIVKNHHSPNLSQEAPVLSSVVHLADYMTQKLQMGELNWDGNIELNEHIFNNLHFKDLTDLGKFIENYREPLVGQLESLRYLI
- a CDS encoding flagellar hook basal-body protein; this translates as MIKGIYTAARSLEYKVKNIDVIANNLANLSTTGYKREIPFSEVINQMGDVQIKKLSSQRQGDVLLTANPLDMAISGKGFFAVKNDEGNIELTRNGRFKISDEGFLVDSSNQKVLGKNGPISMEDTMQNKDSVILVTKAGEIKVGDKTIDTLLIMNVDDSTQLARSDDSNFATDGQQCFAAPETDYGISQGYLEGANTNAIEEMEAMIQLNKEYESAQKIIASLDKSLAQANEIGKV
- the flgG gene encoding flagellar basal-body rod protein FlgG, which codes for MSERALRTAATGMYAQQINIEVISNNIANINTTGFKKNKAEFQDLMYQEVSINPLTSSTPGLEDTSTSKIQVGNGVKPASSQKIFKQGDVTPTNNQFDLAIQGEGFFQVQKSDGTFAYTRDGSFKVNAEGKIVTTSGYTLEPGFTLTSDIASVAIGKDGTVEAHLVDGSAATLGNIELARFMNNGGLNSLGDNLYAETPASGQPVLGTPGNAGFGEINQGFLEASNVDIVEEMISMIAAQRAYEINSKTVKTVEDMMTMANNLKNG
- the flgA gene encoding flagellar basal body P-ring formation chaperone FlgA, coding for MFGLISILIGLVFGQGQNFNVQLKKYLDEKLNSYAKYEYQIIQAPKNYSRIEISEDRKSRLNKNYFYLPVKIYDNKNIASLSLLTIRVKLYKNVFSAAKEIRRNENLLPNMFELKLADVSLYGDNIINVTENLANYRSKVLVKSGSILSGEMIEPIPVINRGDKIFLHTGGLGVDVSIDVTARQDGCAGDVISVLSNGNKLYKGKIVDKSNLTLVE
- a CDS encoding flagellar basal body L-ring protein FlgH, which produces MKRLITILLLTVLTVTIKAQDMRQNAYSSLFSDQKACRQGDAITIIVLESTQASNNSATNAGRKSDVGFGLSGGLDKTALPNVDLKVAANNDFSGEGSTQTRGNISTKISATVDTVLANGNLVIHGSKKITINGEEQTIIIKGTVRPSDISPGNAVLSYNISNAELSFEGNGIINNAQKPGLLTKIFHWLF
- a CDS encoding flagellar basal body P-ring protein FlgI; its protein translation is MKAKLFLFFIILLFMGNSIFSQRIKDVAYMSGKNSEQIIGYGLVVGLAGTGDSYRSSFTIQSVTSMLKRFGITVPQTDLKTKNVAAVIVTATLSSNLRAGAEFDVTVSSMGDATSLQGGTLLMTPLSSISGKVFGFSQGAISVGGYDINTSTGNRVSKNHTLAGRVPRGGTLKESMEVAEQSTGEISVFLKDPDITTSENISIAVNKKFGSDIAKAVDAAEVKIAIPQDRQTNLVGFLSELENIPVQVDEIAKVVLNERTGTVVSGQNVKIQPVTITHGSLNITIRNYPIVSQPGAFSQGKTAIVNNLIPYATQDSTNTVAIQGASNVQEVAAALNSLKVSPRDIISIFQALKEAGALMAELIIM